A genomic window from Pseudomonas marvdashtae includes:
- a CDS encoding LysR family transcriptional regulator → MLNKRYLPSITALQCFEAVTRHLSFTRAAEELNLTQSAVSKQVAQLEELLQHLLFRRVRRRLQLTPAGNLYLGEVRKILTQVEMSTHYLRSYGGDTEVLRVSTPPTFGARWLVPRLKGWRLRHPSIHLDLCSEHEADDLQQGRSDLAFYFGQGSRPGTESLKLFGEELVPVCAPGSLPDRPFTDPTQLADLVLLQNASRPQAWHDWFDSQGYHTEHSYHGPRFETFYMCIRAAQVGCGVALLPKFLVEEELADGKLVIPWQHAMPSASAYYLSYPEHAAEVPKVRLFVEWMLEQIDSPQEPQQ, encoded by the coding sequence ATGCTCAATAAACGCTATTTGCCATCGATTACAGCGCTACAGTGCTTCGAAGCGGTGACCCGTCACCTGAGCTTTACCCGCGCCGCCGAAGAACTGAACCTGACCCAGAGCGCCGTCAGCAAACAGGTCGCGCAGCTTGAAGAGCTGTTGCAGCACCTGCTGTTCCGGCGCGTGCGCCGACGCCTGCAACTGACACCGGCAGGAAACTTGTACTTGGGGGAGGTGCGAAAAATCCTCACCCAGGTTGAGATGTCGACCCATTACCTGCGCTCCTACGGCGGCGACACCGAAGTCCTGCGAGTCTCCACGCCTCCGACCTTCGGCGCCCGCTGGCTGGTTCCGCGGCTCAAGGGTTGGCGCCTGCGGCATCCGTCGATTCATCTGGACTTGTGCAGCGAGCACGAAGCCGACGACTTGCAGCAAGGGCGTAGCGACCTGGCGTTCTACTTCGGCCAGGGCTCCCGACCGGGAACCGAATCGTTGAAACTGTTCGGCGAAGAGTTGGTGCCGGTCTGCGCGCCAGGCAGCCTGCCGGACCGGCCCTTCACCGACCCGACGCAACTGGCCGACCTGGTGCTGCTGCAAAACGCTTCGCGCCCGCAAGCCTGGCACGACTGGTTCGACAGCCAGGGCTACCACACCGAACACAGCTACCACGGGCCGCGCTTCGAAACCTTCTACATGTGCATTCGTGCCGCCCAGGTCGGCTGCGGCGTGGCCCTGTTGCCAAAATTCCTGGTGGAAGAAGAGCTCGCCGACGGCAAACTGGTCATCCCCTGGCAACATGCGATGCCCAGCGCCAGTGCCTATTACCTGTCCTACCCGGAACATGCAGCGGAAGTGCCCAAAGTGCGACTGTTCGTGGAGTGGATGCTGGAGCAGATCGATAGCCCGCAGGAGCCGCAGCAATAA
- the amaB gene encoding L-piperidine-6-carboxylate dehydrogenase, with protein sequence MVAALLDRLGVNPALYQNGTQPVHSPIDGSRIGAVNWEGAAEVEQQVSRAEHAFDLWRKVPAPRRGELVRQFGDLLREYKADLGELVSWEAGKITQEGLGEVQEMIDICDFAVGLSRQLYGLTIASERPGHHMRETWHPLGVVGVISAFNFPVAVWAWNTTLALVCGNPVIWKPSEKTPLTALACQALFERVLKNFTDAPPYLSQVIIGGRDAGEALVDDPRVALISATGSTRMGREVAPKVAARFARSILELGGNNAMILAPSADLDMAVRAILFSAVGTAGQRCTTLRRLIAHESVKEEIVTRLKAAYSKVRIGHPLEGNLVGPLIDKQSFENMQDALEQALSEGGRVFGGKRQLEDQFANAYYVSPAIVEMPEQSDVVRHETFAPILYVVGYKDFAEALHLNNSVPQGLSSCIFTTDVREAEQFMSAVGSDCGIANVNIGPSGAEIGGAFGGEKETGGGRESGSDAWRAYMRRQTNTVNYSLELPLAQGITFD encoded by the coding sequence ATGGTTGCTGCATTGCTTGATCGTCTGGGCGTCAACCCGGCCTTGTACCAGAACGGCACACAGCCCGTGCACTCGCCCATCGATGGCAGTCGCATCGGCGCCGTGAACTGGGAAGGCGCCGCTGAAGTCGAGCAGCAGGTCAGCCGCGCGGAGCATGCCTTCGACCTGTGGCGCAAGGTGCCGGCGCCACGGCGCGGCGAGCTGGTGCGTCAGTTTGGCGACCTGTTGCGTGAGTACAAGGCCGACCTCGGCGAGCTGGTGTCGTGGGAAGCCGGCAAGATTACCCAGGAAGGCCTGGGCGAAGTGCAGGAGATGATCGACATCTGCGATTTCGCTGTCGGCCTGTCCCGCCAGTTGTACGGCTTGACCATTGCGTCCGAGCGTCCTGGCCACCACATGCGTGAAACCTGGCACCCGCTGGGCGTGGTTGGAGTGATCAGCGCGTTCAACTTTCCCGTGGCGGTCTGGGCCTGGAACACCACCCTCGCGCTGGTGTGCGGTAACCCGGTGATCTGGAAGCCTTCCGAGAAAACCCCGCTGACCGCCCTGGCGTGCCAGGCCTTGTTCGAACGTGTGTTGAAGAATTTCACCGATGCGCCACCGTACCTGAGCCAAGTGATCATCGGTGGGCGTGATGCCGGCGAAGCGCTGGTCGACGATCCGCGCGTGGCGCTGATCAGCGCCACCGGCAGCACGCGCATGGGCCGCGAGGTCGCGCCGAAAGTCGCAGCGCGGTTTGCCCGCAGCATCCTGGAACTGGGCGGCAACAACGCGATGATCCTGGCTCCGAGCGCCGACCTGGATATGGCCGTGCGCGCCATCCTGTTCAGCGCCGTCGGCACTGCGGGCCAGCGTTGCACCACGCTGCGCCGCTTGATCGCCCATGAATCGGTGAAGGAAGAGATCGTCACCCGTCTCAAGGCGGCCTATTCGAAAGTGCGCATCGGTCATCCGCTGGAAGGCAATCTGGTCGGGCCGCTGATCGACAAGCAGAGCTTCGAGAACATGCAGGACGCGCTGGAGCAGGCGTTGAGCGAAGGCGGGCGAGTGTTTGGCGGCAAGCGCCAACTCGAAGACCAGTTTGCGAATGCCTATTACGTCTCGCCCGCCATCGTCGAGATGCCGGAGCAAAGCGACGTGGTGCGTCACGAAACCTTCGCGCCGATCCTCTATGTGGTTGGCTACAAGGACTTCGCCGAAGCGCTGCACCTGAACAATTCGGTGCCACAAGGCCTGTCGTCGTGCATTTTCACCACCGATGTGCGTGAAGCCGAGCAGTTCATGTCGGCCGTGGGCAGCGATTGCGGGATCGCCAACGTCAACATCGGCCCGAGCGGCGCGGAGATCGGCGGAGCGTTCGGCGGCGAGAAAGAAACCGGCGGCGGCCGTGAATCCGGCTCCGACGCGTGGCGTGCCTACATGCGCCGCCAGACCAACACCGTGAACTATTCGCTGGAGTTGCCGTTGGCGCAGGGTATTACTTTCGATTAA
- the azu gene encoding azurin, which produces MFAKLVAVSLLTLASSQLMAAECKTTIDSTDQMSFNTKAIEIDKSCKTFTVELTHSGSLPKNVMGHNWVLSKEADMQPIATDGLAAGIDKDYLKEGDARIIAHTKLIGAKEKDSVTFDVSKLAAGEKYGFFCSFPGHISMMKGTVTLK; this is translated from the coding sequence ATGTTTGCCAAACTTGTTGCAGTATCCCTGTTGACGCTGGCCAGCAGCCAACTGATGGCAGCGGAGTGCAAGACCACCATCGACTCGACCGACCAGATGTCCTTCAATACCAAGGCCATCGAAATCGACAAGAGCTGCAAGACCTTCACCGTTGAGCTGACTCACTCGGGCAGCTTGCCGAAAAACGTCATGGGCCATAACTGGGTGCTGAGCAAAGAGGCCGACATGCAGCCGATCGCCACCGATGGCCTGGCCGCAGGCATCGACAAGGATTACCTGAAGGAAGGCGACGCTCGCATCATCGCCCACACCAAGCTTATCGGCGCCAAGGAAAAGGACTCGGTAACCTTCGACGTGTCGAAACTGGCTGCTGGCGAGAAGTATGGTTTCTTCTGCTCCTTCCCAGGCCACATCTCGATGATGAAAGGCACGGTTACCCTGAAGTAA
- the amaA gene encoding L-pipecolate oxidase — MPLREECLWEILTPQRPDNTSLKGEVTVDVCVVGAGFTGLSAAVHLLEQGRRVAVLEAHRAGHGGSGRNVGLVNAGMWIPPDDIEAGFGEAVGSQLNRMLGAAPALVFSLVDKYDIDCQLRREGTLHMAHNARGEADLRSREAQWKRRGAPVELLTGQACAEATGTDKIAAALLDRRAGTLNPMAYTSGLAAAAKKLGGQLFDHSPVTRLERQGQRWLVQTAQGSVLAEQVVIASNAYTEGDWTELRRNFFPGYYYQVASVPLTDAAARRILPGGQGSWDTRQVLSSIRRDKEGRLLLGSLGNGNRKPTWFLKAWADRVQQHYFPYLKPVEWECTWTGCIAFTPDHLMRLFEPAPGLVAVTGYNGRGVTTGTVVGKAFADYLCHGDAKALPIPFAPMQPLAGVGLRSCLYEAGFSLYHAGQCLRIVI; from the coding sequence ATGCCGTTACGCGAAGAATGTCTGTGGGAAATATTGACGCCACAACGGCCCGACAACACCTCGCTCAAGGGTGAAGTCACGGTGGACGTGTGCGTCGTCGGCGCGGGCTTTACCGGGTTGTCGGCGGCGGTGCACCTGTTGGAGCAGGGCAGGCGCGTGGCGGTGCTGGAAGCTCATCGGGCCGGGCACGGTGGGTCGGGGCGCAACGTGGGATTGGTGAATGCCGGGATGTGGATCCCGCCGGATGACATTGAGGCCGGGTTCGGCGAAGCCGTGGGCAGCCAGCTTAATCGCATGCTTGGGGCCGCGCCGGCCTTGGTGTTCAGCCTCGTCGACAAATACGACATCGATTGCCAGCTGCGTCGCGAAGGCACGCTGCACATGGCCCATAACGCCCGGGGCGAGGCGGATCTGCGCAGTCGCGAAGCACAATGGAAGCGCCGTGGCGCCCCGGTAGAATTGCTGACTGGCCAAGCCTGCGCCGAAGCCACCGGCACTGACAAGATCGCTGCGGCATTGCTCGACCGCCGCGCCGGTACGCTCAACCCCATGGCTTATACCAGCGGACTGGCCGCTGCCGCGAAAAAACTCGGCGGCCAGCTTTTCGACCATTCGCCCGTCACCCGCCTGGAACGCCAGGGCCAGCGGTGGTTGGTGCAGACGGCCCAGGGTTCGGTGCTGGCCGAGCAAGTCGTGATTGCTTCCAACGCTTATACCGAGGGCGACTGGACCGAGTTGCGGCGCAATTTTTTCCCCGGTTACTACTATCAGGTCGCTTCCGTCCCGCTGACCGACGCGGCCGCCCGGCGCATTTTGCCGGGAGGGCAGGGTTCATGGGATACCCGCCAAGTGCTAAGCAGCATTCGTCGGGACAAGGAAGGCCGCTTGCTGCTGGGCAGCCTGGGCAACGGCAACCGCAAGCCGACCTGGTTTCTCAAGGCCTGGGCCGACCGGGTGCAGCAGCATTATTTCCCGTACCTCAAGCCGGTGGAGTGGGAGTGCACGTGGACTGGTTGTATCGCCTTTACGCCCGACCATCTGATGCGCCTGTTCGAGCCGGCGCCCGGCCTGGTGGCGGTCACCGGCTATAACGGTCGCGGCGTGACCACCGGCACCGTGGTCGGCAAGGCGTTCGCCGACTACCTGTGCCATGGCGATGCCAAGGCGTTGCCGATTCCCTTCGCGCCGATGCAACCTTTGGCTGGCGTTGGCCTGCGCAGCTGCCTGTATGAAGCGGGTTTTTCCCTGTATCACGCGGGCCAGTGCTTGCGGATCGTCATCTGA
- the pncB gene encoding nicotinate phosphoribosyltransferase, with amino-acid sequence MSESVFADRIVQNLLDTDFYKLTMMQAVLHNYPNVEVEWEFRCRNSEDLRPYLAEIRFQIERLSELNLSADQLSFLERISFLKPDFLRFLGLFRFNLRYVHTGIENGELFIRLRGPWLHVILFEVPLLAIVSEVRNRYRYREIVLEQAREQLYRKFDWLAANASAEELSELQVADFGTRRRFSYRVQEEVVNVLKHDFPGRFVGTSNVHLSRELDMKPLGTMAHEWIMAHQQLGPRLIDSQIAALDCWVREYRGLLGIALTDCITMDAFLKDFDLFFAKLFDGLRHDSGDPVIWAEKAIAHYHNLGIDPMSKTLVFSDSLTLPKCLDIFRALRGRINVSFGIGTNLTCDIPGVEPMSIVLKMISCDGQPVAKISDEPGKTHCKDPNFVAYMRHVFQVPAAH; translated from the coding sequence ATGAGCGAGAGTGTGTTTGCCGATCGCATCGTGCAGAACCTGCTCGACACCGACTTCTACAAACTGACGATGATGCAGGCCGTCCTGCACAACTACCCCAACGTCGAAGTTGAATGGGAGTTTCGTTGCCGCAACAGCGAGGACCTGCGTCCGTACCTGGCGGAGATCCGCTTCCAGATCGAGCGCCTGTCCGAGCTGAACCTGAGCGCCGACCAGCTGAGTTTCCTTGAGCGCATCAGCTTTCTGAAACCGGATTTCCTCAGGTTCCTGGGGCTGTTTCGTTTCAACCTGCGGTACGTGCACACCGGCATCGAAAACGGTGAATTGTTCATCCGCCTGCGTGGGCCATGGTTGCACGTCATCCTGTTCGAAGTGCCGTTGCTCGCCATCGTCAGCGAAGTGCGCAATCGCTATCGCTACCGTGAGATCGTTCTGGAACAAGCGCGCGAGCAGCTTTATCGCAAGTTCGACTGGCTGGCTGCCAACGCCAGCGCCGAGGAATTGTCCGAGCTGCAAGTCGCCGATTTCGGCACTCGGCGCAGGTTTTCCTACCGGGTCCAAGAAGAAGTGGTAAACGTGCTCAAGCACGATTTCCCGGGGCGCTTCGTCGGCACCAGCAACGTGCACCTGTCCCGGGAGCTGGACATGAAACCCTTGGGCACCATGGCCCACGAGTGGATCATGGCCCACCAACAACTGGGCCCACGGCTGATCGACAGCCAGATCGCCGCGCTCGATTGCTGGGTTCGCGAGTACCGAGGCCTGCTGGGCATTGCGTTGACCGACTGCATCACCATGGACGCCTTTTTGAAGGACTTCGATCTGTTCTTCGCCAAGCTGTTCGACGGTTTGCGCCATGACTCAGGGGATCCTGTCATCTGGGCGGAAAAAGCCATCGCTCACTACCATAACCTCGGCATCGACCCGATGAGCAAGACGTTGGTGTTCTCCGACAGCCTGACATTACCCAAATGCCTGGATATTTTCCGTGCCTTGCGTGGTCGCATTAATGTGAGCTTCGGTATCGGCACCAACCTGACCTGTGACATTCCAGGCGTGGAGCCGATGAGCATCGTGCTTAAAATGATCAGCTGTGACGGGCAACCCGTGGCCAAGATTTCAGACGAGCCCGGCAAGACCCACTGCAAGGACCCGAATTTCGTCGCCTACATGCGACATGTTTTCCAAGTACCTGCCGCCCATTAA
- the nadE gene encoding ammonia-dependent NAD(+) synthetase yields the protein MQAVQREIAEQLKVQPPFADDAALKAEIARRVGFIQDSLVNSGLKSLVLGISGGVDSLTAGLLAQRAVRELREKTGNAAYKFIAVRLPYETQFDEHEAQACVDFIEPDERHTVNIGPAVKALAKEVLAFEGKAPGSRDFVLGNTKARMRMVAQYTIAGAEQGLVIGTDHAAEAVMGFFTKFGDGACDLAPLSGLVKNQVRAIARDFGAPESLVEKVPTADLEDLSPGKPDEAAHGVTYGEIDAFLHGQPIREEAARIICDTYRKTEHKRVMPYAP from the coding sequence ATGCAAGCCGTACAGCGTGAGATTGCTGAACAGCTCAAGGTCCAGCCACCATTCGCCGATGACGCCGCCCTCAAGGCCGAAATCGCTCGCCGGGTGGGTTTCATTCAGGACAGCCTCGTCAACTCAGGGCTCAAGAGCCTGGTGCTGGGTATCAGCGGCGGGGTCGACTCGTTGACCGCCGGCCTGCTGGCCCAACGTGCCGTGCGCGAGCTGCGGGAAAAAACCGGCAATGCGGCATACAAGTTCATTGCCGTGCGCCTGCCGTATGAAACCCAGTTCGACGAGCACGAAGCCCAAGCCTGCGTCGACTTCATAGAGCCGGACGAGCGTCACACCGTCAACATCGGCCCCGCGGTCAAAGCCTTGGCAAAAGAAGTCCTGGCGTTCGAAGGCAAGGCGCCGGGTTCACGGGACTTCGTGCTGGGCAATACCAAGGCGCGGATGCGCATGGTGGCGCAATATACCATCGCCGGCGCGGAACAAGGCCTGGTGATCGGCACCGATCATGCGGCCGAGGCAGTCATGGGTTTCTTCACCAAGTTTGGTGATGGCGCCTGTGACCTGGCCCCGCTGAGCGGCCTGGTGAAAAACCAGGTCCGGGCCATCGCCCGTGACTTTGGCGCGCCAGAGTCGCTGGTGGAGAAAGTCCCCACCGCTGACTTGGAAGACTTGTCCCCGGGCAAGCCGGACGAAGCGGCCCATGGCGTGACCTATGGCGAGATTGACGCCTTCCTGCATGGGCAACCCATTCGTGAAGAGGCGGCCAGGATCATTTGCGATACCTATCGCAAGACCGAGCACAAGCGGGTCATGCCTTACGCCCCATGA
- a CDS encoding TIGR00730 family Rossman fold protein, whose protein sequence is MSIASVCVFCGASTGANPAYREAAQALGRTLAERKLTLVYGGGAVGLMGIVADAALAAGGEVIGIIPQSLKDKEIGHSGLTRLEVVDGMHARKARMAELSDAFIALPGGLGTLEELFEVWTWGQLGYHGKPLGLLEVNGFYSKLTGFLDHIVGEGFVRAPHRDMLQVSESAHNLLDALDEWQPSVQPKWAEQKPS, encoded by the coding sequence ATGTCCATAGCGTCTGTTTGTGTATTTTGCGGCGCCAGCACCGGCGCGAATCCAGCCTATCGCGAAGCGGCCCAGGCTTTGGGGCGCACATTGGCGGAACGGAAACTGACCCTGGTCTACGGCGGTGGCGCGGTCGGCTTGATGGGGATCGTTGCTGACGCGGCCCTGGCGGCCGGCGGCGAGGTCATCGGCATCATTCCGCAGAGCCTGAAGGACAAGGAAATCGGCCACAGCGGCCTGACCCGCCTGGAAGTGGTGGACGGCATGCACGCACGCAAGGCGCGCATGGCCGAACTCAGCGACGCCTTCATTGCCCTGCCCGGCGGCCTCGGCACCTTGGAAGAATTGTTTGAAGTCTGGACCTGGGGCCAGCTCGGCTATCATGGAAAACCGCTGGGGCTGCTGGAAGTGAACGGTTTCTACAGCAAACTCACGGGTTTTCTCGATCATATCGTCGGCGAGGGCTTCGTCCGCGCGCCCCATCGTGACATGCTGCAAGTGAGCGAATCAGCGCACAATCTGCTCGACGCACTGGACGAATGGCAACCGTCGGTGCAACCAAAATGGGCCGAGCAAAAACCCAGCTAA
- a CDS encoding transglutaminase family protein, which translates to MSARYQILHDTHYHYDSPVSLAQQLAHLWPRACDWQRCTERELLISPEPTTRRDERDVFGNPLTRLAFERPHDELLINARLSVEVLARPELDFNLSPAWESTANALTYSGRPLSTTLLDACRYRFESPYVHLKRSFVEFSESCFPAGRPLMLGVRALMEKIFEEFTFDAEATQVATPLVEVLERRRGVCQDFAHLMLACVRSRGLAARYVSGYLLTQPPPGQARLIGADASHAWVSVFCPVLGWVDFDPTNNVQPALEHITLAWGRDFSDVSPLRGVILGGGTHDPEVRVTVMPLEQ; encoded by the coding sequence ATGAGCGCCCGTTACCAGATACTCCATGACACTCATTATCACTACGACAGCCCGGTGTCCCTCGCCCAGCAGCTTGCCCACCTGTGGCCGCGAGCCTGTGACTGGCAGCGTTGCACCGAACGAGAGCTGCTGATCAGCCCCGAGCCGACCACCCGGCGCGATGAACGGGACGTGTTCGGTAACCCGCTGACCCGCCTGGCTTTCGAGCGGCCCCATGACGAGTTGTTGATCAATGCCCGCTTGAGCGTCGAGGTGCTGGCCCGACCCGAGCTGGACTTCAATCTGTCCCCCGCCTGGGAGTCGACCGCTAACGCGCTGACCTACAGCGGGCGGCCACTCTCAACGACGCTGCTGGACGCCTGCCGCTACCGTTTCGAGTCACCCTACGTGCACCTCAAGCGCAGCTTCGTGGAATTTTCGGAAAGTTGTTTTCCGGCGGGACGACCGTTGATGCTTGGCGTTCGAGCGCTGATGGAGAAGATTTTCGAGGAGTTCACCTTCGATGCGGAGGCCACCCAAGTGGCGACGCCGTTGGTGGAAGTGCTGGAGCGACGCCGGGGTGTGTGCCAGGACTTCGCCCACTTGATGCTGGCTTGCGTACGCTCCCGTGGGCTGGCGGCGCGTTACGTCAGCGGCTACCTGCTGACCCAGCCGCCACCCGGCCAGGCGCGGTTGATTGGCGCCGACGCTTCTCACGCCTGGGTTTCGGTGTTCTGTCCGGTATTGGGTTGGGTGGACTTCGACCCGACCAACAATGTGCAGCCGGCCCTGGAACACATCACCCTGGCCTGGGGCCGGGATTTTTCCGATGTGTCGCCGTTGCGCGGGGTGATCCTGGGGGGCGGTACCCATGACCCCGAAGTACGAGTGACGGTGATGCCGTTGGAACAGTGA
- a CDS encoding ABC transporter substrate-binding protein: MSQTFYKKGFLALAVATALGVSAFAQADVKFGVAGPMTGANAAFGEQYMKGAQAAADVINKAGGVNGEKIVLVAGDDACEPKQAVAVANRLVDQDKVIGVVGHFCSSNTIPASEVYDEAGIIAITPGSTNPAVTERGLSAMFRMCGRDDQQGIVAGDYIVDVLKGKKVVVLHDKDTYGQGLADATKAQLEKRGVKPVLYEGLTRGEKDFSAVVTKIRGAGADVVYFGGLHPEAGPLVRQLREQGLKDVKFMSDDGIVTDELVTTAGGAQYVDGVYMTFGADPRLLPDSKAVVDAFRANGVEPEGYTLYAYASVQALAAGFNGAKSNKGEDAAKWLKANPVQTVMGKKEWDTKGDLKVSDYVVYQWDKDGKYHQLEKQK, from the coding sequence ATGTCCCAGACGTTTTACAAGAAAGGCTTTCTGGCCCTCGCAGTGGCAACTGCGCTGGGTGTTTCTGCGTTTGCCCAGGCTGATGTGAAATTTGGTGTGGCGGGGCCAATGACCGGTGCCAACGCCGCGTTTGGCGAGCAGTACATGAAAGGTGCGCAGGCCGCGGCTGATGTCATCAACAAGGCCGGTGGCGTCAATGGCGAGAAAATCGTCCTGGTCGCCGGTGACGATGCGTGCGAACCGAAGCAGGCCGTGGCCGTGGCCAACCGACTGGTTGACCAGGACAAAGTGATTGGCGTGGTCGGGCACTTCTGCTCATCCAACACCATCCCGGCCTCCGAGGTCTATGACGAAGCAGGCATCATTGCCATCACCCCAGGTTCCACCAACCCGGCCGTTACCGAACGCGGCCTGAGCGCGATGTTCCGTATGTGCGGTCGTGACGACCAGCAAGGCATCGTGGCCGGCGACTACATCGTCGACGTGCTCAAGGGCAAGAAAGTCGTCGTGCTGCACGACAAGGACACCTACGGCCAAGGCCTGGCGGATGCTACCAAGGCCCAGCTCGAAAAGCGTGGCGTGAAGCCCGTGCTGTATGAAGGCCTGACCCGTGGCGAGAAAGACTTCAGCGCCGTGGTCACCAAGATCCGTGGGGCTGGCGCCGACGTGGTCTACTTCGGCGGCCTGCACCCGGAAGCCGGTCCTCTGGTTCGCCAGTTGCGTGAACAAGGCCTCAAGGACGTCAAGTTCATGTCCGATGACGGCATCGTCACCGACGAACTGGTCACCACCGCCGGCGGCGCGCAATACGTCGACGGCGTGTACATGACCTTCGGTGCCGACCCGCGCCTGCTGCCCGACAGCAAGGCTGTGGTCGACGCCTTCCGTGCCAACGGCGTCGAACCTGAAGGCTACACCCTGTACGCCTATGCCTCGGTCCAGGCCCTGGCTGCTGGCTTCAACGGTGCCAAGTCCAACAAAGGCGAAGACGCGGCCAAGTGGCTGAAAGCCAATCCGGTCCAGACCGTGATGGGCAAGAAGGAATGGGACACCAAAGGTGACCTGAAAGTCTCCGACTACGTGGTCTACCAGTGGGACAAGGATGGCAAATACCACCAGTTGGAAAAACAGAAGTAA
- a CDS encoding ABC transporter permease subunit, whose translation MDGIFLQQLINGLTLGSVYGLIAIGYTMVYGIIGMINFAHGEVYMISAYLAAISLALLAYFGIESFPLMILGTLVFTVVVTGVYGWVIERVAYKPLRNSTRLAPLISAIGISLILQNYAQISQGARQQGIPTLLEGAMRVDIGSGFVQLTYTKIFILVAAFAGMALLTYIIKYTKLGRMCRATQQDRKMASILGINTDRVISYVFIIGAAMAALAGVLITMNYGTFDFYAGFIIGIKAFTAAVLGGIGSLPGAMLGGIILGISESLFAGLINSDYKDVFSFSLLVLILIFRPQGLLGRPLVAKV comes from the coding sequence ATGGATGGTATTTTCCTGCAGCAACTGATCAATGGCCTGACCCTCGGGTCGGTCTATGGTCTGATCGCCATCGGCTACACAATGGTCTATGGCATCATCGGCATGATCAACTTCGCCCACGGCGAGGTTTACATGATTTCCGCTTACCTCGCGGCAATCAGTCTGGCTCTGCTGGCTTACTTCGGTATTGAATCCTTTCCGCTAATGATCCTTGGCACCCTCGTGTTCACGGTCGTGGTCACCGGGGTATACGGCTGGGTCATCGAACGCGTCGCCTACAAACCCCTGCGCAACTCCACCCGCCTGGCACCGCTGATCAGTGCCATCGGCATTTCGCTGATCCTGCAGAACTACGCGCAGATCAGCCAGGGCGCCCGCCAACAGGGCATCCCGACGCTGCTCGAAGGCGCCATGCGCGTCGACATCGGCAGCGGCTTCGTGCAGCTCACCTACACCAAGATTTTCATCCTGGTCGCCGCATTCGCCGGCATGGCCCTGCTGACCTACATCATCAAGTACACCAAGCTCGGCCGCATGTGCCGCGCCACCCAGCAAGACCGCAAGATGGCCTCGATCCTCGGGATCAACACCGACCGGGTGATTTCCTACGTGTTCATCATCGGCGCGGCCATGGCGGCCCTGGCTGGTGTGCTGATCACCATGAACTACGGGACCTTCGACTTCTATGCCGGCTTCATCATCGGCATCAAGGCGTTCACCGCGGCGGTACTCGGCGGCATCGGCTCCCTGCCTGGGGCAATGCTCGGCGGGATCATCCTCGGGATCTCCGAGTCGCTGTTCGCCGGTCTGATCAACTCCGACTACAAAGACGTGTTCAGTTTCTCGCTGCTGGTGCTGATTCTGATCTTCCGTCCCCAAGGCCTGCTGGGTCGCCCACTCGTGGCGAAGGTATAA